A portion of the Adhaeribacter radiodurans genome contains these proteins:
- a CDS encoding transposase, whose amino-acid sequence MQGKKVFADEKELLFSLSAHVPEHNFYRQLKQQLDLDFLYDLTQPYYGRCGQQSIDPVVFFKLCLIGYLENIVSDRKLIEHCSMRLDLLYFLGYQIDEPLPWHSTVSRTRQLYPETLFETLFYKIFSMCVEKGMVAGHTLGGRLSSCSGKCFDGQLTFEAVS is encoded by the coding sequence ATGCAAGGCAAGAAGGTTTTTGCGGATGAGAAGGAGCTTCTCTTTTCGCTTTCGGCTCATGTGCCGGAGCACAACTTTTACCGTCAGCTGAAACAGCAACTTGATCTGGATTTTCTCTATGATCTTACCCAACCCTACTATGGTCGGTGTGGTCAGCAATCCATTGATCCGGTGGTTTTCTTTAAGCTGTGCCTGATTGGCTATCTGGAGAACATTGTCAGTGACAGGAAGCTGATTGAACATTGTTCCATGAGGCTGGACCTGCTCTATTTTCTAGGGTATCAGATAGATGAGCCTCTGCCCTGGCATTCTACTGTTAGTCGTACCCGGCAACTTTACCCCGAGACTCTTTTCGAGACGTTGTTTTATAAAATCTTTAGTATGTGTGTTGAGAAAGGCATGGTAGCCGGTCATACTCTGGGCGGTCGACTCAGCTCCTGTTCCGGCAAATGCTTCGATGGACAGCTTACTTTTGAAGCAGTCAGCTGA
- a CDS encoding transposase — protein MADKKGQMLGCSQPEAGVHHYLYDIGLVFTELCNLLKEAGIETEGLFLKADAGFDSDGFRSLCADRKIEANNAFNPRNGEPSDDSLYFEEQLFKRRNTIERAIAWLDSFKALLIRFETKAIHWVNLHLLAFMVLFIRKINKTLKL, from the coding sequence TTGGCCGATAAAAAGGGACAAATGCTCGGGTGTAGTCAGCCTGAAGCAGGTGTTCATCACTATTTATATGATATAGGGCTTGTATTTACAGAACTGTGTAATTTGCTAAAAGAAGCAGGGATTGAAACAGAGGGCTTATTTTTAAAGGCCGATGCCGGCTTTGACTCAGATGGGTTTAGAAGTTTGTGTGCCGATAGGAAAATAGAAGCTAATAATGCTTTTAATCCCAGAAATGGAGAACCATCAGATGATTCTCTTTATTTTGAGGAGCAACTATTTAAAAGAAGGAACACGATTGAAAGAGCCATTGCCTGGTTAGATAGTTTTAAAGCTTTACTCATCCGGTTTGAAACCAAAGCCATCCATTGGGTCAACCTGCACCTTTTAGCTTTTATGGTCCTTTTCATCCGAAAAATTAATAAAACTCTAAAACTCTAA
- a CDS encoding helix-turn-helix domain-containing protein — protein sequence MKHGPVVTFEQLPKAVTQLFIELEDLKQLVLQKNNTLQPVADHWFTIDELCAYLPGNPAKTTIYSKVHNREIPHKKIGKRLAFRKSEIDQWLSSQTRKTILEIEAEAEAFIQTSKNNKA from the coding sequence ATGAAACATGGACCTGTAGTAACCTTTGAACAACTACCTAAAGCTGTTACTCAATTATTTATTGAGTTAGAAGACCTTAAACAGCTAGTACTTCAAAAAAACAACACTCTTCAACCTGTAGCTGACCATTGGTTCACTATTGATGAACTTTGTGCGTATTTACCCGGCAACCCTGCTAAGACAACCATTTACAGCAAAGTACACAACCGAGAAATACCTCATAAAAAAATAGGAAAGCGTTTAGCGTTCCGAAAATCTGAAATTGACCAATGGTTAAGCTCCCAGACCCGCAAAACCATTTTAGAGATTGAAGCCGAAGCAGAGGCATTTATTCAAACTTCCAAAAATAATAAAGCTTAA
- a CDS encoding DUF885 family protein, producing MATFRGDNRYNDLLPAEFTESYRVKLKTFYTHYLTALIQFKRADLNENDRLSYDIFKWRLNMNVEGLMRKDNRLPFNQFVFSLPLQFAQLGSGTGIQPFKSVQDYQNWISRATAFSA from the coding sequence CTGGCCACCTTTCGAGGCGACAACCGCTATAATGATTTATTACCCGCTGAATTCACGGAGAGTTATCGAGTTAAGCTGAAAACCTTTTATACTCATTATCTAACTGCCTTGATTCAATTCAAAAGAGCGGACCTGAATGAAAATGATCGGCTTAGCTATGATATATTTAAATGGCGCCTTAACATGAATGTAGAAGGGCTGATGCGAAAGGATAACCGCCTACCCTTTAACCAGTTTGTTTTTAGCCTTCCTTTACAGTTTGCGCAATTGGGCAGTGGAACAGGAATACAACCTTTTAAATCCGTTCAGGATTACCAGAACTGGATAAGCCGCGCTACCGCTTTTTCTGCCTGA
- a CDS encoding site-specific integrase, translated as MKDINTTVAVILYKSKLLSNGEHPLMLRVTKNRKVSYKSLGISCSAKYWNFEKNEPKKNHPKRALLESIINKKLSEYNDKALELKSVEREFTPASLIEGIERRVRKVTVFSFYQETIDRLFTSKQIGNANTYKDSYRSIRAFTKNQDLTFFELDYSFLIKYETYLRGNNLTDTSLSVYFRTLRAIYNRAIKENAARLQDYPFKVFQISKFDTSTRKRAISKEEIKNIEALHLPEKSLSFTARQYFLFSYYGSGINFIDIANLKWKDIVAGRLIYNRSKTGKELNFKLLEPAQRIIEHWQPITGATPENYIFPILDKTRHITPTQIDNRITKVIGQVNRELKNIGDLAGISTPLTTYVARHTFATVLKKSGVGTAIISESLGHASEAITQVYLKSFENSILDTAAENLL; from the coding sequence ATGAAAGACATTAATACTACCGTCGCTGTAATCCTTTATAAATCTAAACTGCTTTCTAATGGAGAACACCCGTTAATGTTAAGGGTTACGAAAAACCGGAAAGTAAGCTACAAATCTTTAGGTATATCCTGCTCCGCTAAATACTGGAACTTCGAAAAAAACGAACCCAAAAAAAACCATCCTAAACGGGCTCTACTCGAAAGCATAATCAATAAAAAATTAAGCGAGTATAACGATAAGGCATTAGAATTAAAGTCCGTAGAACGTGAATTTACTCCTGCCTCTCTAATCGAAGGAATAGAAAGGAGAGTTAGGAAGGTAACTGTATTCAGCTTTTACCAGGAAACAATAGATAGGCTCTTTACCTCTAAGCAGATTGGAAACGCTAATACTTATAAAGATAGCTACCGTTCCATTCGAGCATTTACAAAAAATCAGGATCTTACTTTCTTCGAGTTAGATTATTCTTTCCTTATTAAATACGAAACATACTTAAGAGGTAATAATTTAACAGATACTTCCTTATCCGTTTATTTCCGGACATTACGAGCCATTTACAATAGAGCTATAAAAGAAAATGCAGCTAGGCTCCAGGATTACCCCTTTAAAGTATTTCAAATTTCTAAATTCGATACGAGTACCCGAAAAAGAGCAATCTCAAAGGAGGAAATAAAAAACATTGAAGCCTTACATCTGCCTGAAAAAAGTTTATCTTTTACCGCTAGGCAATATTTCCTATTTAGTTATTACGGCTCCGGAATTAACTTTATTGATATAGCTAATCTAAAATGGAAGGATATTGTAGCTGGCCGGTTAATTTACAATCGAAGTAAGACCGGAAAAGAACTAAATTTTAAATTACTTGAGCCTGCCCAAAGGATTATAGAGCATTGGCAGCCTATTACAGGAGCTACTCCGGAAAACTACATTTTCCCTATCCTCGATAAAACTAGGCACATTACTCCTACTCAGATTGATAACCGAATTACGAAAGTTATAGGCCAGGTAAATAGAGAACTTAAAAATATAGGGGATTTAGCTGGGATCTCTACTCCTCTGACTACTTACGTAGCTAGGCATACCTTTGCGACAGTGCTAAAGAAAAGTGGCGTAGGAACAGCTATAATAAGCGAATCCCTTGGCCATGCTAGTGAAGCCATTACCCAAGTTTATCTAAAAAGCTTTGAAAATTCTATTTTAGATACTGCTGCTGAAAATTTACTTTAA